Proteins encoded by one window of Channa argus isolate prfri chromosome 1, Channa argus male v1.0, whole genome shotgun sequence:
- the LOC137131530 gene encoding transmembrane protein 41A-B-like — MRSIAGLVSIVAAATVCLYLLSTHLPPGPKNAAPGGEDGVAQEYRLKFPSDLEELRELAEMLKFYKREHHGYVLLLFCSAYLYKQSFAIPGSSFLNMLAGAIFGPWEGLVLACLLTTSGSTFCFLLSSMFGKQYVAQLFPEKVALLQRKVEENRSSLFFFLLFLRFFPMTPNWFLNITCPVLNIPMPIFFFSVFIGLIPYNFICVRTGSMLSQISSLDDLFSWRTLAQLLAIALVALVPGALIKHYSKTHLKVDGMNSNGTSQAEFKQERRRR; from the exons ATGCGCTCCATAGCCGGACTGGTTTCCATAGTGGCGGCGGCCACAGTTTGTCTGTACCTGCTGTCCACGCACCTTCCCCCGGGACCGAAGAACGCGGCTCCCGGAGGGGAGGACGGGGTGGCCCAGGAGTACAG GCTAAAGTTCCCGTCTGATCTGGAGGAGCTGCGGGAACTCGCAGAGATGCTCAAGTTTTATAAAAGAGAACATCACGGCTAtgttctgctgctgttctgcagCGCCTACCTCTATAAACAGTCATTCGCCATACCTGGCTCCTCCTTTCTG AACATGTTAGCCGGTGCCATATTCGGGCCCTGGGAGGGCCTGGTGTTGGCCTGCCTGCTCACCACTTCAGGCTCTACCTTCTGCTTCCTGCTCTCCTCAATGTTTGGGAAGCAGTATGTGGCTCAGCTCTTCCCTGAGAAGGTGGCCCTGCTGCAGAGGAAG gtggaggaaaatcgtAGCAGTTTATTCTTCTTCCTACTTTTCCTTCGTTTCTTCCCTATGACTCCTAACTGGTTCCTTAACATCACCTGTCCTGTCCTCAACATCCCTATgcctattttcttcttttctgtgttcATAG GTTTGATTCCCTACAACTTCATTTGTGTTCGTACGGGCTCCATGCTCTCACAGATTTCCTCCCTGGATGACCTCTTCTCCTGGAGGACCCTGGCCCAGCTCCTGGCCATTGCCCTGGTGGCCCTCGTCCCTGGTGCACTGATCAAACACTACAGCAAAACACACCTCAAGGTGGATGGCATGAACAGCAATGGCACCAGTCAGGCTGAATTTAAGCAGGAACGGAGGAGGCGGTGA